From Trichocoleus sp.:
ATTTTGTTGGATGTCTCAATGCCTGAGATGGATGGCTTTGAAGTCCTCAGACAGCTCCGCGAAACGCCAGACATTCAACACATTCCGGTGCTGCTATTGACCGCAAGAGTGCAATTTGATGATCAAACTAAGCTGGCGCAGTGGGGCGTGATCGATATCATTTTGAAGCCGTTTAGTCCCTTGGAAGTCATTGACCAAATTGCGACTGCTTTTGGTTGGAGCACTTGAATTTATTGCTTGAGTTGAAAAAACTTGCAGTTTATTGGAACAGTCGCTGTAACTGTGAAGCGTTGTA
This genomic window contains:
- a CDS encoding response regulator is translated as MSKRILIIDDEDAIREVMQGCLEELGAWQVLTAGSGREGLQIAQAEQPDGILLDVSMPEMDGFEVLRQLRETPDIQHIPVLLLTARVQFDDQTKLAQWGVIDIILKPFSPLEVIDQIATAFGWST